AAAACTGGCCGGCACGGGAACGTCCTGTTGCGACGTTAATTTCCGCTGTGACATTAAGCGATGATGCAGTGTTTCGATGTTGGGCAGGCGATGAATTTTCATCCCATTATCCCGCTCTTCTGGATTGACACCGATGCCATGTGGATTTTCTTCATAGCCTTCGCCACCCAACGCCCGGCTCCAGTCCAGTCGCATTTGCTCAAACGGCTGGGAGGGGGAGGGGTGGTCATCATGCCAATAACGATCACCGAAAACCGCCAATGTCTTATCCAATTGCCCAATTTGAATGCGCGCCGCGCAAGCGGTTTTATCGCTTTGATGGTGGGTGTAGGCATAGCCGGTGGCCAGAAATTCCGCACACGGCTTAGGCATGGCAAGATCGATAATCCCATTACAGGTTTTCAATTCACTTTCTGCCAGTTGCCAAAGCTCCGCCTCCGGGCGCAAACGTGGGGCAGAACTCATATCCGCCAACGCCATAATGGCAATCCCCAGATGGTTTTTTTGCAACCAACGATAAGGTCGGTAAAGCAGGCTTAGGCGCAGTGGTTTGATGATTTTCATTCAGAGCCTGATGGATAGCGTGATTAACTCATAAGATGTAATGAGCTGTTTGAGAGGTTGACGGCTGCTTGATCAATCGACGCATTCGCGTTACCAAGTTTTACATCATTTTTAGCAAGATCCACCACAGTTTTGCTCATTGATACATCAGTAAAACCGAGAGAAATATCGTCATGACTCATGCTAAATTTAGTATTGGAGAATGATGCTTCGGTACTGCTCATATTGAGTCCCACCAAGGAAATAGATAAACCTTTGGACGAAAATAGAGATTGTGGACAATCTATGACTACATTAGTATCACTTTTGATCGTAATCAGGTTAGGGCTTGAAATTTTTGTCACACCGGTAATGTCCTGTACCCAGTTGCCATTAATCGTTGCCTTTAAATCCCCGTTGACCTTGTAAGTATCACCGCCATTGATCTCGGTTTTTCGTCCATCTTTGATCGTTTCTTGCTGACCACTTTCAACCGTTAAGGTATCTTTGCCGCTAATGGTTGTTTCATGATTTGCTTTATAGGTGAAACTGGCATTTCCCGTGACGGTATCTTTTTGCTGCTTTTTTATTTCAGTGGTACGGTTGCCGTCAATCGTGACTTTTTTATCTTTTTCCACCGAAATATTCATGTCACGTTCTGCGTGCAGGTTAAATAATTCCTTATCGGGTTCATCATCTAAAAAGAGGTAGTTTGCCTGATCATGCTTACCTCCTTTGGTATTCGACATAATACCGACACGGGTTTCATGTTTGGGCAGTTCCCACGGTGGCATATTCTCATTGTTATAGGTGCTGCCGATGACTAACGGTTTATCAGGATCACCATTGACGAAACTGATAACCACTTCTTCACCCACGCGAGGGACACAAACACTGCCGTAACGCCAGCCAGCCCAATGTGTCGAAACCCGTACCCAGCAAGAGCGGGTATCATCTTTTTTGTCATCTTTATCCCAACGGAATTTCACTTTGATACGACCGTATTTGTCTGTCCATATTTGCTTATTTTTGGGACCGGTGACAACGGCGGTTTCCAGTCCGGTCACTTTTGGCCACGGTGTCACTGCCAACGGTTTCCAATGGGTGTCAGCCGGAATGGCCTCAAATTGAATGATGTTTTTCGGTGCATGCGAATTTGAAATGGAATCAAGATCGTCAGTGGGAGAGTTTATCGATTCACCCACGACAATCTCAGCAGGATTGTCAGCGGAAGTTATCGTGGGCGTCGTAACGTAAGGCTTTTCATAAAAATGGTAGTGTGCGCCGATAATCAGGTAATCATTATGTGTATCGCCCTTGATATCATGGGGCAGTGATAGCGTGAAAGTATGTCCTGCCGCCATTCCCAACACATTGCCTTCACCATCAATTAATTCACTTTTTGCTTCAGCCGCTTTTTGGCGCACTTTGGCATAAAATTGCCCTTGATCACTTTCTACATAGTGCCCCGGCCAAATGAATATTTCGGTGTCATCAATCGAGCTGCTTGGAGTTTGAATGGCGGTATAGAGTTTGGCCCGTGGTTTACGGAAGTCGTAGTCGTCAAGACTGTAAGTATTCGGTATGGTGATGCTGGAGACATTCCAATTATAAATATATTCTGTAAGGTGTTTTTTCAATGAATTACCCACACTGTGATACTTAATGGTGTCATAGCCGGGCAGGGGTTGATGGGATTGGGGCGCGTCAACCAAAACCAGGGTATGGTTTCCCATATCATGTTTGAAATAATAGTAAATGCCTTCATGTTCCATCAGACGATGGATAAAATCGAAATCAGTTTCATTATGTTTGACGCAGTATTCCCAAGTGCGATATCTTTCAATAAGTTGGTTTTCAAATTGAATGCCAGCCTGACTGAATACCTCAGCAATAATATCGGGTACCGTTTTATCTTGCCAAATGCTATAACCCAGT
This genomic interval from Xenorhabdus doucetiae contains the following:
- a CDS encoding type VI secretion system Vgr family protein — encoded protein: MKRKFIAHSSLSDKSLYFKSLKGVERLSEAYKFEVELLSKKRLSDPISLHNTILTVEIKNKSTPTRYLSGYIEKISYAPFYKYDDRLYLYTATVRPKLWELKQKLGYSIWQDKTVPDIIAEVFSQAGIQFENQLIERYRTWEYCVKHNETDFDFIHRLMEHEGIYYYFKHDMGNHTLVLVDAPQSHQPLPGYDTIKYHSVGNSLKKHLTEYIYNWNVSSITIPNTYSLDDYDFRKPRAKLYTAIQTPSSSIDDTEIFIWPGHYVESDQGQFYAKVRQKAAEAKSELIDGEGNVLGMAAGHTFTLSLPHDIKGDTHNDYLIIGAHYHFYEKPYVTTPTITSADNPAEIVVGESINSPTDDLDSISNSHAPKNIIQFEAIPADTHWKPLAVTPWPKVTGLETAVVTGPKNKQIWTDKYGRIKVKFRWDKDDKKDDTRSCWVRVSTHWAGWRYGSVCVPRVGEEVVISFVNGDPDKPLVIGSTYNNENMPPWELPKHETRVGIMSNTKGGKHDQANYLFLDDEPDKELFNLHAERDMNISVEKDKKVTIDGNRTTEIKKQQKDTVTGNASFTYKANHETTISGKDTLTVESGQQETIKDGRKTEINGGDTYKVNGDLKATINGNWVQDITGVTKISSPNLITIKSDTNVVIDCPQSLFSSKGLSISLVGLNMSSTEASFSNTKFSMSHDDISLGFTDVSMSKTVVDLAKNDVKLGNANASIDQAAVNLSNSSLHLMS